DNA sequence from the Nicotiana tomentosiformis chromosome 3, ASM39032v3, whole genome shotgun sequence genome:
TCTCTCATAAATTTGAACCTCAGGAAGTCCACTGATGTGTTATTTCCTCCTTCCATGGGAtgaaattggggggggggagaCCAGCTAGGAGTTGATGCTTTAAACAAGTAAAACTAAGTGTAAAAGAACTAATCAAGGATTAATTGAGTGCCCAACAATGGTGAAGCCAAGAATTTAGCTAagggtgatatatatatatatatattggtacAATATGATCCATTATCAGAGAGCAATCCTGCCCCCGACGGATCATTCCTTTTTCCGATTTGGATCCATAACAATGGATTGATTTGATTGTCACCAACTTTTAAACTGTCCATGGTGTCTCAATGTTGTAGTTATGGTAAATTATCAACTGGTCTAGTTTACTTGTCTTCTACTTTTTGGAAATTTAAGCTGTTGACTGCTGTGACTTAGTGCTCTATCTGTGACCATTCTGTTGTTTGTTTCTTGCAGCTTTGGAGGACAGTGCTACTACTACCTTTCAAGCTTGTTACCGTGTTTATTCATGAAGCTAGTCATGCTATAGCGTGCAAACTTACTTGCGGCCATGTAAATAGTCCTCTCTCATTCTCTTAATTTGTCGAAAGCTGATTATGACATGTACTTGTAGAGTTTCATTTTGTAATAGAATATGATACTTACTGCACCACCGAGATACTTCAGGAGTTGCACCATCCCGGGGTGAGCAGAACATATCTATCAGATAAAATGCTCGAGAAGTATTCCAGTGCTTGGTTGTTGTTAGCAAATATACTATTATAGTCCAGTATTATCATTATCATGCTTCATAGCATTAGAGAGAAAAAGACAATCCTGAACATATCCGTCTTCAATGCTTGCTTCAAATTCCTTATACCCTACATATGTCTTTGTAAATTGGGGAACTTTCTCACTGCCAACTGCTTTATTAGCTATGACATTGGCATATATTTCTTTATACAAACCAATTACTAGCAAATAGTCCTATCTTCAGCCTTATGACACAGATGGGTCTGCTCTTCCTATTTTAGCTGATTTTCTGAAGGTTGTATCCATCTGCAGGTTGAGGGGATACAGGTTCATGCTGACGAAGGTGGTACTACCCAAACACGTGGTGGCGTATATTGGTTCATCTTGCCAGCTGGATGTATATTTCTATCACTTCCGTGGTCACTTACATTTTATGTTCTTATTAAAATGAATTATGAACTTATTGATTTAGTTCTGTTTTGGTTGATTAGATGTATAGACGATCTTAGAACTAACAGAGTAATTTTCGATACTTTCTTATCTCAAAATAATATTGCAAACTACTGTAAAATGCCCATAATGATTTCTTTCTGTCATTGGCTGATGTTAATAACATATGATACTCTTGTTTGGTTATCAGTTGTATTTTTTCCTCTATAGATCTTGGTTCAGCATTTTGGGGAATGGTTTTAGTGCTCGCATCCACCAAGCTCCTTACAGCAAGAATTGCAGCAGGATGTTTAGTGGTCACTCTAATTGTTGTTCTTTTTGTGGCTAAAAATGTGAGTGATCAATTAATTCCCTTAGAGCATCTCAAATTCATCCTATCTATGATCGCCTAGCCTAAATGGAATTACATATGTGATTAGTGACAAAGCATCCTAATGGAATGATATATTTGATAAACTTGGTGTATAACTAATCGCAAAGTAGCAGGTGTTCTGAAATAACTTTTAATACTATCTCGGCGTCTTCTTTGCAAAGATTTTTGCTTTGTTATAGGACTGAGACATTGACATGACCATGAATAGGAAGGTGTGGAAGTTGAAATTAAGGTAGATGGTTAGGGCAGGTAGCCGAGCGTTGTCCTTGACGGTAACAGTAGCTTTCGTACGATGATTTAGTGTTATTTGTGTATTCTAGTATCCCTTGACTTCTGTGATTACTTGTTATTGCTTTCATGTCGGCTTTCTGATTGCAGTACCTAGTGTatttagttttgtatttttgctTCGTTTTCTAATTGGTATGCTTGTTGTTGTTGCCCTTCCCTTTACCTATTCTAAGCCGAGTGTCTTCCGGAAACAACCTCTTTTCCTTCTtgaaggtagggataaggtctcgTACACaccaccctccccagaccccacttgtgggattacactggatttattgttgttgttgtataggaCTGAGACATTGTGCTAGTTGATGTTGTATCTTTTAAATGATAATGGTCTTAATATGCATGGTTCTGCGATGAAGTTGGTGCACTTTTCTTACTGATCATGTCATGTCTCTTTTCTGCAGTGGACACTCCGGGGCCTTTGTATTGGTAAGATCATTCAGCCAACAAGGTTTTTCTAATATTGTGATACCATGAAAATTAGTCCAAGCTGATATTTGAACCTCAAACCATCAGGATTTATTATCTTCCTTGGTGTTGTATGGATTCTGCAAGAAACAACAAAGATTAAAATTCTGCGGTACATCATTCTGTTCATTGGTAACTTTCAATCCCTTTGCCTAGTAACTAAGCAAAATTTCGTGCACCATTGAACTCTTTTTCCAATGTGTAAACTCTTTTTTGCTCATCAAAGCGTTACTGAAATGCAGGTGTAATGAACAGCTTATTTTCTGTGTATGGTAGGCCTGCAACTGTTTCATACCCTTGTTTATTTGATAAAATTCTACCTTAGCATATTGATGCCTGGACATGTTTTAAATTTATACAGATATCTACGATGATCTGATATCACGAAGAGTACACCACAGTGATGCTGAGAAGTTTGCTGAAGTGTGTCCCTGTCCTTGTACTGGTGTTGGCTGGGGGGTCATCTGGTGAGCTCACCTATAACTTAAAAAAGCAGCAAACCAGATATCTGACTTCCTTAAATAATACTCCTAGTAGTTCTTTTGCTCAAGGGAATGTCACTTGCAGGGGACTCATTTCTTTCTTGTTTCTCTGTGGAGCCACATATCTTGGTTTAGTGATCTTGTCTTGAGGTACGCCTGCTAATTAGACCATTCATTATAAGTCCTTATGTTTTAGTTAAATCCTATGTTTCATcatcatcttctcattgagtgaAGAATCTTACATGTATACAGAAGTTGTTTACTGGACTATCCTTGGATTCTAATTTCAATACATGTGTTTCTACTCACTCCTATGTGCATGCGCGTCTTGGGCAGGGTGGTTTGGGAATGGGCAATGTGGTTTTTATTCTATAGCCAGTCACCATCATAAGCTATTAGTTCTTCCAAGGTACAAAGAGTTCAGACTTACGGAGATCGATCTTAAAATGAAGATACAAAGGAACACATTTACCAATCTATCGCTCTTTCTGGAGATGGTTCTCTTCTAATTCTATTGTATTTTATTTCTGGCACATAACCGATAGAAATAAAAACAAGAATCGGTTCTGAATCATTTGCTTGCTGGTCCCGTACTCTTTTGACTTAAGTACTGCTGAAATTGCTGTGGAATCATCAGAATATTGTTATGTGCTTGTTGTGGTTTCTTTCTCTTATTGATGAATAGGCCTTCATTTTAAGTGTCCTAAGCGACAGAGTGAGGCATTGTAAAGTTTAAATTAGAGCCAACTGATGGGAATCTATTGATAAATAATAATGCAGGTAGTTCGAATTGAACCAGCCTCTTCTTGGATGAGAAGTTGGATTACTGCAGCACTTACAATTACAAACATATACGGATGCTGCAGGAGGAGAATTCGAGAATTAGACCAATATTTCTATATATCTCATATTCATATACCAAAAGGATGCATCGTACATTTCCTCATTAGGCATCAGTCATAGCTTCATTCGATTTGTCTTTAACATTATACTGTTGTACATATCAGTTTAACATAGTTTCTTCACGGAACTAGTAGCTTTCTAATTTTGGATATTTTTGTTGGAGTCACAATACAATTATGTCAAATCGGTACCTTcaattttatctttatttatatTTCTGTCAATACATGTATTTACACTCAGGCGCAGGCATAAATACATGCATATAACCACAAATATAGCCCGTAATACTTTAACCTATCTAAACTGAAGAAAGGCGGAAAACTACTTGATAAATAAGAGAAAAATCGTGAGTAGTAGTTCTATTAGTACTTtacaaaaataactttataaCCTTTTGATAATAGGAGAAAAATGAAGGTCAACATAAACATTAAGAAATAATTTTTAATGTCTCATTCACACAGGAGTCCTATAAGTTCTTTCAACTATATCGTAGTAAACTTAGCAACAATGAAAATGTTTACTAAGTATGAAGTAAAATTAGCAACAAATGAAAGTGATTACCAAGTATTACAAGCATATTAGCAATTAGTACATGTAAACGAGCAAGATTATTAATCTTCtaaacaaattttaaaaatatgttgAACGACAGGAGTCAACAAAAGCTTCGGTACActacaacaagaacaacaacccaatataattccactagtgaAGTCTGGGGaagatagtgtgtacgcaaaccttaccctgTACATGTAAACGAGCAAGATTATTAATCTTCtaaacaaattttaaaaatatgttgAACGACAGGAGTCAACAAAAGCTTCGGTACActacaacaagaacaacaacccaatataattccactagtgaAGTCTGGGGaagatagtgtgtacgcaaaccttacccctaccctggggtagagaggctgttccCTCCAAAAACTCTTCACTTTGCTCTTAGGGTTCCAAAAACTCTTCAATTTGCTcttagggtgactcgaactcacaacctcttggttggaagtggagggtgcttaccatcataGCAACTTACCATCATAGCAACCCACCTTCAGTACACTATATAACCTAATTCCTATCAGCCATCGTAGCCAACCAAACATAAGGAAAATTTCTTTTTTCAGGTAAAATAGAACGTTTCTATGAAACTATAGTGTAGGAAAATTAGAATAAAAAATCAATTAACAATTATTTCACGACTTCCAAAAATATTATAGAAAAACGTCACTAAAAAGCTAGAGTAAATTATTTTAACTTGGTTGAGTACTAAATTAGGGAACTGCAGGATAGGAAGACGATTTTATGTTACTATAGAGTTAATGTAACAATCACAACTTACTGCAGCAAATAAATCAGTACACTTATCATACACCTTGCCATATTGCGAGTACTTCTACTCTAATTATACACCTCAGATTACCAAACCCACGCTCAAGAAAAAACCTACAGGAGATAGCAACACAATACGTGGACAATCAACGAGTTCTAAAGATAATAACACCTAGGTTCGGCATAGAATGATGGAAACATGGCAAAAGATTTATAAAACAAGTTGAATTATCTTTCTAGAAGATTGgaacaaaattccacagaaactcAAAAACAGTTTTAACACTGTCCTCTGCCTTCCAAACAAAATTTAAATGCCAAAATTTTATAAAGTAGCCACTAATTTATAGTTCTGCATCAAAGAGATCAAGACCACTATTTTTTATGTTTTAAGCCTCCGTGATGGGGTACTCGAAAACAACATCTTTGCCCGAAAGCTTCCTGTAAACTGCAGAAAAGGTCTCCAGCTTGTACTCGGTGTTGTTGCGCTCCTTGGGATCCAAGAAGACCTGTCCAGCACAAACATGCACAATGATGAAGAACTGAGAAAAGTTGAcaaatataaataaaactaaaacaTGTTTCAGAAGCTTCCTTCAGATTGAaattatgtttttctttactgttaAAATAACCCCGGAGTCGATGTAATTTAGAAACAAATAGTTAAGCAACATGATACGACTATTTAATTTCAAGAGTCATACCTTCATTATCTTGGATCCATCAATGCGATATCTAGTTCGCTTCCCAACAATCTCAGCTGGTACAACCAAGTCCTCCAATATAGCATCGTGAACAGAAGTAAGAGTCCTGCTGCGGGGCCTCTGGGCAGCAGAGCCTCTCTTAGGGGGCCTCACTATCCTCCTGGTGGCAATGAAGATTACATCCTACAAGAAAGTGAATGTCAGGAAATGCTAAAAAATCATATTCTCCTGGTTGATTCTTGCATGAATATTTAGAAATCAAATAATGATCAAAAGAATATAGGACAACTCAATACTGAACATGTAAGTCATGTCTGACATCGCAAGCAAACTGGTATCCATTAAATAAAGCACACAGGAGTATCATTTCAGAATTAAGTTACATCAGTTAATTCATCGTTAGCCTAAAATGTACAAAAATTCCAACACTATGAATAAATAATTACTATAGAGTTCGCCACAAGAAATGGATGCATGCAAAAATTAAATAACTAGAAGAATTTCCATTCTTCAGAGTGGCATTAGGGTGAGAATCGTGCAAAGAGAACAAATAAATAAGAGTGGAGTATAATCTTTTGCCCAATCATACAGGAGATATATTGGTGGAGTCCAGTGAGCAAAGTATGCAATATCTTTTAAGACTCATCATTGGATTTTTTAATAAGGTAATTCATCATTGGAATTACGGAAATGTTTTAATTGCATCACCATATTGTCAATAATCTTAAATACAATAACAAAATGTGGCTCAATTCTAACGAACAGATTTCCAGGTACAAACTTGAAAACATATACAAAGCCAGTGACAGCAGGAAAAAAATGGCTGATGGTTACCTTTCCACTGAATTTCTTCTCCAGCTCCCTAACAAGACGGACATGGACCTTGCGGAAAGCTTTTCTCAGTCTATATGGCACGTGAATGACAACAGCTTTCCTATTTCCTGATACATCAATTTGACTGCAGCAACAGCAAAATAAATTAAGTACCACAGAACAATTCAATATATATTTACTAACAAAAATTCTGTTACACCACTCTTACGCTGCTGAATTGATGTATAGATCCTTCAATTCACTTTTCAGCTCTTGGTTGGTGTTTTCCAAGTCAAACAAAGCCTGTTCAACAACAAAATTTATATCGTCATTCCACAAACACAAAATAATCAAAAGTCGGATTCAACAAAGAACAACACAAAACCTGTGCAACGGACTCCTCAAATTCAGAAGGTTCAGCATCTTTGTCTTTGTGAATCTTTTGCCTTGACGTGTACATCTTCACAGATCTAATCAATCAACTGATTCAGCTATAAACCCTAAAACCACTATAAATAATCTGTAGAAACTTATCGACTaggaaataaaaaatcaaaaaatgtaACATTTTCTCCTGAAGATTCTTAGGCTATATCCTGATTATACAATATAGGAACGACTTTCAATCAATCAGGCATTGAGATATACAGCTAATTCCCAGCTTAATTAACTATTGTTCAGAAGTATGAGCATTCGTCATTTTTTTCTTTGTTCATATTATATGGAGTAGTAATTCAGAAAGATTAAGATAACAAACTTGAAATAATTCATGCATTTCTAATCAAATAGGTAAAATGCAGCAGAAAACGTCTATTTCTGCCAATTGTCAGGTATTACAATTCTGTTTTACGCATATTTTCTTACTAGTAAGGTAGAGATAATAAATTGCTTAAACAAATGGAAATTTGGCGTAGATTTGAGGGGAAGTGAGTATTGAAGAGGCAATGGAAGAGAGTGAAGAGTACCTCTGAGTGTTCGGCAACGGCGGACAGATCTGTGAGTGTGCCGGAATCACTTGCTCTGACAGAAGATAAAAACCCTAATTGCTGGAAGTGTTAAATTACTTATAAAGAATAATCAACGGCCAGGATGAGACAAGGAGCGCTGTGCGGTTCGGATTCTGTGGGCTGAAACTCGAGTTAACAGAATAAAAATTTAGCCCGTGTTGTGTACATCTCTAAGGCCCAATATTGATGCCTAGCCCACGTTATTGGACAAACAAGGGGTAAAATTCATAAATAGATACTTTTTAGCCcctataattgaaaaatagccactgtTATAGAGTTTCACTCCTGAAATTTACAGTACATCCGTCACTCAAAATAAtagttgaaaattttatattttttgaatattaatgtataatataatttctttagacaaaatagtatatatttatttttgtatatttgactAGTGGCTGTAATTATTTTTGATCGATCGATCAAATGTGTAAAGCTCTATTTAACACCCCATGGCACTGACTATTTTTCAAAAATAGTGCTAATGGCCAGAAGATACTTTTTCTACACAAACAAGGTAAGTCCCAAACGTGTGAGTATCATAGCCCATCTCATGTGAGGAAAGTATTAACGATCAACTGACtcaattaattttgggaaaattacctGTTACGTCGGCACATAAGAAAGTTTATAGAAAAATTagttaatttataaaatattattaatattaaccaattagctatttgtaatcaaaaaatatttaattttttgttttcttttgaatAGATGTTGTTGGAATATATTTGATACATCTTAAGAAGTTTAAAtttcagttttgggatgattttgtagaattttgaggtggtttgaattgaaaattcaaaGTTGAAGATGAACATGGAAAAAGATAATATGCgtatcacactgtgtatcatttatatatcatgtatgtatcatatttgtatcaaatgtgtatcatatatatatctatgtgtgagatacatgcgtcGCAGAAaaatttttgaactcgattttaactacaaaTTTTGATATCAAATCAGTCCAAAtaacctccaatcttcctcaaattttgtatattgacatcTATATGTtgtcaatgaatttcaaccatatcCATTAAAAAAGGTCGTCTTTTGCTTAGATTTTTTAAAtcttgtatatattttttttgtgtatttcatcaccttgttTGTTACCCCATCCATGAAATTTCTTTTTCGTCTTGTATCTGATGTTGctgatcacgcttaaaaatatggaaggagatttttgcgtgtgattcttggagagaaaaaATCCTTATTTAATTTGGTTTTCACTTTCGTATGTGATTGATTAGTTTTGGTAAGTTTATAATTAATGGCTAAATATTAATAAATTAGAACTTATTTGAGACATTTCCCTAAGATTcccttaatttttcttcaaaGGCTTAAAACTTACTATTATTGGATACTACAATGCAATTGTAAGTTAGTTCCATAAACACTAAAACTTCCGTTGATTTATCTGAAATTTGATTGCATCTCAAACTTGAAATGCAACAATGAAAATTTAGCCTTTGAAGTAAAATATTACTGTAACTCACAgcagttaattttttttttggggggggggggggggttgaacAATTTTGGTGTTTGCTAAGTCGGACGGGATCAGCCAATTCATTTTATCTATTCAAGTAGTATCTTCTACGATTAAGTGTAACGTGTAAACTGCTTTGCTCAAAAGAGTTACTTGGACTGGATAAACGTCTTAATTGGTAATAATAAGTTCCAAAACTCTGTGTGAATTTTACTGCACTTCTGAGTTGGTAAAATTTGAACTCGAATTGGAAAAAAAGCATTCTCAATAGGGAATTCTCAACTTCGCAGGATCCTACATTTCATAGGGCCATGATCTTTGCGATTCTATAACGTACTAGTAAGCCAGtgggccaaaaaatgcaaagctcAGTTGGTATTTGTTTTATAGTTAGCAAACTCAATTTATTAAGTTTTCAAGGAAAAAAAGGTATTTGTTTAAGTTGTTTTCAAAGTCAATATACGAGCAGTCGAATCTCCACTTTCTGAATATTATAACGAAGACGAGAAGCGTATGGGAAACAATGTTTTCATTTGTGGTGAAATTTGGAGATAAACAGTTGAGTAGAATAGTCAAAGTCTTTCACAAAGAAAATCGTCAAGTTTTGCCTTTTTATTCTCAAAAAGACCATCAGACCATGCCACTCGAGCACTAGTCAATTTAATTCTcatcaatcttttttttttttttctatttttccaaAACCAATTCTCTGCATCCACTTGTAGGTCAAAGCAACATAAAGTTTCATTTCTAACACGCCAATGAGATAACAAATACTCCTTCCGGTCTACTTTAAgtcattttttggtttttttattATGGTCCACAATATTTAATTTCTTCAGATAtcaagaagaaattaattttttttaaaagttgttATTGTAGTAAAGAGCTTAAGAGTAGTTTGTTATATTTCCAATgagcaaattaaggttaatatgatcaattttattattaattaatgctaaaaggtaaatttcttaatatgtgtgaaagagtaaaaaaaaaaatcactggACTGAAGGGAATAATAGTATTAAAGATAAAATGTTATGAAATATTTGATTATGGTGGATGTCCATAATTCCTAAAGGAGTAACACCCACTACTCTTCTCCATTAACCTCCCACTATTTCTTACCATTATGATTGTAACTCCAACACCTCCATAAATCTCCCTCCATGATCTCAATAGTTAATATCATGTTCATGGCATTCTTTTGTATTACCTAAATATCatcctataaatagagggtttGGGCATCACATTATACACACTTGAAAAACACTTGATGAAATAAGAATCTCTcgtctctttctctctatatttgTTAGATTGTTattcttgttctatattgttactttgagcttaGTTTCTTACTACGTTATCACCACGAATTGCTATTTTATTTGACACTTCGTAAAAAAGACGAAAAGAGGCAAGGACTTGATTTTGGAGATAAAGTTGTTAACAATGGCTGTTTTCTTCAAGTAAGATGCAGCacttaatttatgattttcatttTGTTTCACCAATGTAAAAGCCTTCTATGAGAGTTTCAATGAGCTTTGCCAAGTGATAAAGGTAAATTTTGCATTTTATCTCGTGAGAGATATTTGTGGTAAGGCTGATTTTACCATTACAAAAGATAAATGCACGTGCAATTATACACACAAAAAATATACTGCAAAATGTTAGGTGTCTATGACATATAAATAAAACAATAGATGTATTGGTAACACTACTATTATGTTTGTGATGATGTCACATGCTGTatattgtttaatttattttttcttacatgTATTCGTTTAACATTTTTCATCACCTCATCAGTTAAGCATGTGACCCTACAATATATGAGTTATATGCAGGCTACATATTATGCTAGGTATATAATTGTTAATGTGATTTAACACAACATGCAATCTGATAAGAAACAATGCTAAGTTCTCCTTGGTATATTTCTGTAttgttgtaataaacaattaaactttctgaaaaaaacaaaacagaaaattagtaatacttgtttaacaaaatagattctgaaaaaccaaaaaacagtataggaataaatcgagcccactgaatacacagtgtgtccttaagtaattattcccctcaagtacccgaggtgctggaatatatcctcccaggatagaacgatttaactcaccagtgtattggtaccaaaaactctgatgaactgcgaaccactcaatggtcgtaaaatacactggaaaatattgtgcagaagaagaagaaggtcagaaaatttcgtaaggaaagattctaggattcaaactctatttatagagttgctggcattgtttctgaaaaggtttgcaacctttcagaagcagccatggctgttggaaaaggggtgtttgaaatattgcgggaaaaatatatttaaaataattcgggaaagaaaacgggcctaaCCGacccgggtcgcgggtcatgggttattccggattgaatttttcgttaattatttaattaattaagtaaatagttgaaaggaattttgtccaaaaagattaatcaatcaatcgttgaccaaatccaaatccaaatccaaatccgaaaccggagccgagccgagcgagcaacgacgacgacggcgttgcctttttcttaactctttaagagctagaagaa
Encoded proteins:
- the LOC104098428 gene encoding uncharacterized protein, which codes for MPNWELKHCCKHEQVVFLATLGVCSVVILALWRTVLLLPFKLVTVFIHEASHAIACKLTCGHVEGIQVHADEGGTTQTRGGVYWFILPAGYLGSAFWGMVLVLASTKLLTARIAAGCLVVTLIVVLFVAKNWTLRGLCIGFIIFLGVVWILQETTKIKILRYIILFIGVMNSLFSVYDIYDDLISRRVHHSDAEKFAEVCPCPCTGVGWGVIWGLISFLFLCGATYLGLVILS
- the LOC104098429 gene encoding small ribosomal subunit protein eS7-like; its protein translation is MYTSRQKIHKDKDAEPSEFEESVAQALFDLENTNQELKSELKDLYINSAAQIDVSGNRKAVVIHVPYRLRKAFRKVHVRLVRELEKKFSGKDVIFIATRRIVRPPKRGSAAQRPRSRTLTSVHDAILEDLVVPAEIVGKRTRYRIDGSKIMKVFLDPKERNNTEYKLETFSAVYRKLSGKDVVFEYPITEA